A genome region from Maridesulfovibrio salexigens DSM 2638 includes the following:
- a CDS encoding ABC transporter permease subunit, with protein MEGLKKSILASLWFMFLTLPIMGVFVNTIDKSVTWHLDRVLYVGAAAFVLSFLWRYMLERKEKGKKAEEQSSVEKITILNKLLANPKFFWPAVIAVAGFAIAFPKLFSMYQVNVMTSALIYVVLGLGLNIVVGLAGLLDLGFVAFYAVGAYSYALMNMYWGISFWVALPLGALLGAFCGILLGFPVLRLRGDYLAIVTLGFGEIIRLVLENWGSFTHGPAGISNIARPEFFGLAKGFMAQINFMYYLMLVLVVFTIFVVNRLKNSRIGRAWQALREDEIACQAMGIDKMKTKLMAFSLGATWAGMVGVVFAAKTTFINPASFTFLESAIILSIVVLGGMGSILGVILGALVLILLPEYMRDFSEYRMLIFGATMVLVMVFRPQGLVRDVRKKIDISAVKKALGGAHE; from the coding sequence ATGGAAGGCTTGAAAAAATCTATTCTGGCTTCATTGTGGTTCATGTTTTTGACCCTGCCTATTATGGGGGTCTTCGTGAACACCATTGATAAGTCTGTCACCTGGCATTTGGACCGGGTTTTATATGTGGGTGCGGCGGCCTTTGTCCTTTCATTTCTCTGGCGGTATATGCTTGAGCGCAAAGAAAAGGGCAAGAAGGCGGAAGAACAATCCAGTGTTGAGAAAATTACGATTCTTAATAAATTACTGGCTAATCCGAAATTTTTCTGGCCTGCGGTCATTGCTGTTGCCGGTTTTGCAATCGCATTTCCCAAACTGTTTTCAATGTATCAAGTCAACGTCATGACTTCGGCACTAATCTATGTAGTGCTTGGTCTGGGGTTGAATATTGTTGTCGGTCTTGCCGGACTGTTGGACCTTGGTTTTGTAGCTTTCTATGCTGTCGGCGCATATTCTTACGCACTTATGAATATGTACTGGGGAATCAGCTTCTGGGTGGCATTGCCGCTTGGAGCACTGCTGGGAGCCTTCTGCGGTATACTGCTCGGTTTTCCGGTACTGCGCCTGCGCGGTGATTATCTGGCTATCGTAACCCTCGGTTTCGGTGAGATTATTCGTCTTGTGCTGGAAAACTGGGGTAGCTTTACTCATGGCCCGGCCGGTATCTCCAATATTGCCCGTCCTGAATTCTTCGGCCTCGCCAAAGGATTCATGGCCCAGATCAACTTTATGTATTATTTGATGCTGGTTCTGGTGGTTTTTACCATCTTCGTGGTTAACAGGCTTAAGAATTCCCGTATCGGGCGTGCATGGCAGGCCTTGCGTGAGGATGAGATCGCTTGTCAGGCTATGGGTATCGATAAGATGAAAACCAAGCTCATGGCCTTCTCGCTGGGAGCTACATGGGCCGGTATGGTAGGGGTTGTTTTTGCTGCCAAGACCACTTTCATCAACCCTGCGTCATTCACGTTCCTTGAATCGGCAATTATTCTTTCCATTGTTGTTCTCGGTGGTATGGGTTCCATCCTCGGGGTTATTCTCGGTGCATTGGTGCTGATTCTGCTGCCCGAATACATGAGGGATTTTTCTGAATACCGTATGCTCATCTTCGGCGCGACCATGGTTCTGGTTATGGTCTTCAGGCCGCAGGGACTGGTTCGTGATGTTCGGAAGAAAATTGATATCAGCGCAGTGAAAAAGGCTTTAGGTGGCGCCCATGAGTAA
- a CDS encoding ABC transporter ATP-binding protein, producing MSNERRTVLQVKGVSKDFGGLRALDDVDLDVKEGEIVALIGPNGAGKTTFFNCITGIYTPTEGDVNIDPKGEGFKRINGMKPNHVTELGMARTFQNIRLFPSMSVIENVMIGCHCRTKATFLGAVFRDPRTRREEQETILKSYELLQELGLDQYADELARNLPYGAQRRLEIARALATDPFILLLDEPAAGMNPQETSELEELIVSIKDKHNISVLLIEHDMKMVMSLSDRLFVLEYGREIAHGTPKEVSENPAVIKAYLGEELVDA from the coding sequence ATGAGTAATGAAAGAAGAACAGTTCTCCAAGTTAAGGGTGTCAGCAAGGATTTCGGTGGATTGCGTGCTCTTGATGATGTTGATCTTGATGTGAAGGAAGGGGAGATTGTTGCTCTTATTGGACCAAACGGGGCAGGTAAGACAACTTTCTTTAACTGCATTACCGGAATCTATACTCCGACAGAGGGTGATGTTAATATCGATCCCAAAGGTGAAGGCTTTAAACGCATCAATGGCATGAAGCCAAATCATGTAACCGAATTGGGAATGGCCCGTACTTTCCAGAATATCAGGCTGTTTCCGTCCATGTCGGTTATTGAAAATGTCATGATCGGTTGTCATTGCCGGACTAAGGCTACTTTCCTCGGTGCAGTTTTTCGTGATCCCCGAACCCGTAGAGAAGAGCAGGAGACCATCCTAAAAAGTTATGAACTTCTGCAGGAACTCGGTCTAGATCAGTATGCGGACGAACTGGCCCGTAACCTTCCGTATGGTGCGCAACGCAGGCTGGAGATTGCTCGTGCTTTAGCAACTGATCCTTTCATTTTGCTTCTGGATGAACCTGCGGCAGGTATGAACCCGCAGGAAACCTCAGAGCTTGAAGAGCTTATCGTTTCCATCAAGGATAAGCACAACATCTCAGTTCTGCTCATTGAGCATGATATGAAAATGGTTATGTCATTGTCGGACCGTTTGTTTGTGCTTGAATACGGTCGCGAGATTGCCCACGGCACACCTAAGGAAGTCAGCGAGAACCCCGCTGTAATCAAGGCTTATCTCGGGGAGGAACTCGTCGATGCTTAA
- a CDS encoding ABC transporter ATP-binding protein: MLKLKNVNTFYGNIQALRNINIEVEQGEIITLIGANGAGKTTTLMTISGVVPPRTGEVLYNGEPIHKTKPDKIVKMGISQVPEGRLIFPDLTITENLDMGAFLRDDKSGVKADMDHVFELFPILYERRKQLGGNLSGGEQQMLAISRALMARPKLLLLDEPSLGLAPLIIRQIFEIVKKINEESGTTVFLVEQNANLALKTAHRGYVMENGEIILSDSSDKLLANEDIKKAYLGL; this comes from the coding sequence ATGCTTAAACTTAAGAATGTAAACACCTTTTATGGTAATATTCAGGCCCTTCGTAATATCAATATCGAAGTAGAGCAGGGAGAAATTATCACCCTTATCGGGGCCAACGGTGCAGGGAAGACCACCACTCTGATGACTATCAGCGGTGTCGTGCCGCCGAGAACAGGTGAAGTGCTCTACAATGGAGAGCCGATTCATAAGACTAAGCCGGATAAGATCGTAAAAATGGGTATTTCACAGGTTCCGGAAGGGCGTCTGATTTTCCCGGACCTGACCATTACCGAGAACCTTGATATGGGTGCGTTCCTGCGTGACGACAAGAGCGGGGTAAAGGCTGACATGGATCATGTATTTGAGCTTTTTCCCATCCTCTATGAACGTCGCAAGCAGCTTGGCGGTAACCTTTCCGGCGGTGAACAGCAGATGCTGGCCATTTCCCGCGCACTCATGGCTCGTCCAAAGCTTTTACTCCTGGATGAACCGTCCCTTGGTCTTGCCCCGCTGATTATCCGCCAGATCTTTGAGATCGTGAAAAAGATTAACGAGGAAAGCGGCACCACTGTTTTCCTGGTAGAGCAGAACGCAAACCTTGCTTTGAAAACTGCTCATCGTGGATATGTAATGGAAAATGGAGAAATCATCCTTTCCGACAGTAGTGACAAACTCCTCGCCAACGAAGATATCAAGAAGGCATATCTTGGCTTGTAG
- the guaB gene encoding IMP dehydrogenase, giving the protein MEKVVGQALTFDDVLLLPAYSEVLPDSVDVSAKLTEEITLGIPLVSAAMDTVTESKMAIQMARHGGVGVVHKNMSVRDQVREVERVKKSESGMVTDPIVVHPDDTVGKALDLMAEFKISGFPVVKGEHLVGIITNRDVRFITDRNVPVSEVMTSRNLVTVQKGTSTEEAKRHLHTNRIEKLLVVDEENKLTGLITIKDIDKVKKYPNAAKDSAGRLRVGAAVGVGRDLMERSSALITAGVDFLTLDSAHGHSKGILEAIKELRSCYPDVQIVGGNIATYDGAMALIDAGVNAVKVGIGPGSICTTRVVAGVGVPQITAIMEAARACQERGVCVIGDGGIKFSGDVVKALVAGANTVMMGSMFAGTDESPGEKVLYQGRSYKLYRGMGSIDAMKKGSSDRYFQKDTNKLVPEGIVGRVPYKGPVSDSIYQMIGGLRSGMGYVGCANIAEMAEKAQFTRMSAAGFKESHVHDVIITKEAPNYRVDSY; this is encoded by the coding sequence ATGGAAAAGGTAGTAGGTCAGGCTCTGACTTTTGACGATGTTCTGCTTTTGCCCGCCTATTCGGAAGTTCTTCCCGATAGTGTGGACGTATCCGCCAAACTCACCGAAGAGATCACTCTTGGAATCCCACTGGTCAGTGCCGCAATGGATACTGTCACCGAGTCTAAGATGGCGATCCAGATGGCCCGTCACGGCGGTGTCGGCGTTGTTCATAAAAATATGAGCGTACGTGATCAGGTTCGTGAAGTTGAGAGGGTTAAAAAATCCGAGTCCGGTATGGTTACCGATCCCATTGTGGTTCATCCCGATGACACCGTGGGCAAAGCTCTCGATCTCATGGCTGAATTCAAAATTTCCGGTTTCCCGGTTGTTAAAGGTGAGCACCTTGTAGGTATAATCACCAACCGCGATGTCCGTTTCATTACTGATCGCAATGTGCCCGTTTCTGAAGTGATGACCAGCCGTAATCTCGTTACCGTGCAGAAGGGAACCTCCACTGAAGAGGCAAAACGTCACCTGCATACCAACCGCATTGAAAAACTGCTGGTTGTTGACGAAGAAAACAAGCTGACCGGCCTGATCACCATTAAGGATATTGATAAGGTTAAGAAGTACCCCAACGCAGCTAAAGACTCCGCAGGACGCCTTCGTGTAGGTGCTGCTGTAGGTGTTGGCCGTGATCTCATGGAGCGCAGCTCCGCACTGATCACTGCCGGTGTTGACTTCCTGACCCTTGATTCCGCACACGGTCACTCCAAGGGCATTCTTGAAGCAATCAAGGAACTCCGTTCCTGCTACCCCGATGTTCAGATTGTCGGCGGTAACATTGCAACTTACGATGGCGCTATGGCTCTTATTGATGCCGGTGTAAACGCTGTTAAAGTTGGTATCGGTCCCGGTTCCATCTGCACCACCCGCGTTGTTGCCGGTGTAGGTGTTCCGCAGATCACCGCTATCATGGAAGCAGCTCGTGCCTGTCAGGAGCGCGGAGTCTGCGTAATCGGTGACGGTGGTATCAAGTTCTCCGGCGATGTTGTTAAAGCTCTGGTTGCGGGTGCAAATACCGTAATGATGGGCTCCATGTTCGCAGGAACTGATGAAAGCCCCGGTGAAAAAGTTCTCTATCAGGGTCGTAGCTACAAACTCTACCGCGGCATGGGTTCCATTGACGCAATGAAGAAGGGTAGCTCTGACCGTTACTTCCAGAAGGATACCAACAAGCTGGTTCCCGAAGGAATCGTTGGACGCGTTCCTTACAAAGGGCCCGTATCCGACAGCATCTATCAGATGATCGGCGGTCTCCGTTCCGGTATGGGTTATGTGGGTTGTGCTAATATCGCTGAAATGGCTGAGAAAGCACAGTTCACCCGCATGTCTGCAGCCGGTTTCAAAGAAAGCCACGTTCACGATGTAATTATTACCAAGGAAGCACCCAACTACCGGGTTGATTCCTATTAA
- the guaA gene encoding glutamine-hydrolyzing GMP synthase, with translation MQHDNKVIILDFGSQFTQLIARRIREAGVYSEIHPCNVDPQKIKDLNPGALILSGGPSSVLEDESPQLDPSLLELGVPVLGICYGMQLMTNDLGGRVVSSEDREYGRAEFKGDSSCTIFEGIEDIEKLTVWMSHGDRVEAIPEGFKVCGTTESIPFAAMANEEKKMYALQFHPEVAHTESGTTIINNFVFKVAGLKADWTMSSFVENCIEEMREKIGDNQVVLGLSGGIDSTVVAVLLHKAIGKRLHCIFVDNGLLRMHEREEVIGFLEEHFELNVKCVDSAELFLDKLKGVEDPEKKRKLIGYTFIDVFNEEASALKDVKFLAQGTLYPDVIESESFKGPSAVIKSHHNVGGLPEDMDLDLVEPLRELFKDEVRKVAYELGLPEFIIWRQPFPGPGLAIRVLGEITEERLEILRQADKIVQNEMHASGWYRKVWQGFAVLLPLKTVGVMGDDRTYEHVIALRIVDSIDAMTADWSRIPNDILARMSNRIINEVKGVNRVVLDISSKPPATIEWE, from the coding sequence ATGCAGCACGATAATAAAGTAATTATTCTGGATTTCGGGTCTCAGTTTACTCAGCTGATCGCTCGTAGAATCCGTGAAGCGGGTGTGTATTCCGAAATTCACCCCTGTAATGTTGATCCCCAGAAGATTAAGGATCTCAATCCCGGTGCGCTGATTCTTTCCGGTGGACCTTCCTCTGTTCTGGAAGATGAATCTCCGCAGCTTGATCCTTCCCTGCTGGAACTGGGCGTTCCCGTGCTTGGCATCTGCTACGGCATGCAGCTCATGACCAACGATCTCGGCGGTCGCGTTGTTTCTTCCGAGGACCGTGAATACGGCCGTGCGGAATTCAAAGGCGATTCCAGCTGCACTATTTTTGAAGGAATCGAAGACATCGAAAAGCTCACCGTATGGATGAGCCACGGTGACCGTGTTGAAGCAATCCCCGAGGGATTTAAAGTTTGCGGTACTACCGAGTCTATTCCTTTCGCAGCAATGGCTAACGAAGAAAAGAAAATGTACGCACTCCAGTTCCACCCCGAAGTGGCACACACCGAGAGCGGTACCACCATCATCAATAACTTTGTTTTCAAAGTTGCAGGCCTCAAAGCTGATTGGACCATGTCCTCTTTCGTAGAGAACTGCATCGAGGAAATGCGCGAAAAAATCGGTGACAACCAGGTGGTTCTCGGTCTTTCAGGCGGTATTGACTCCACTGTTGTTGCTGTTCTTCTTCACAAAGCCATCGGCAAGCGTCTGCACTGCATCTTCGTAGATAACGGTCTGCTGCGTATGCACGAGCGTGAAGAAGTTATCGGCTTCCTCGAAGAGCACTTCGAACTCAACGTTAAGTGCGTTGATTCCGCAGAACTCTTCCTTGATAAACTCAAAGGTGTTGAAGATCCCGAGAAGAAGCGCAAGCTCATCGGTTACACCTTCATTGATGTTTTCAACGAAGAAGCAAGCGCACTCAAGGATGTAAAATTCCTCGCACAGGGTACTCTTTACCCCGATGTTATTGAGTCCGAATCCTTCAAAGGCCCCTCCGCGGTCATCAAGTCCCACCACAACGTTGGCGGACTGCCCGAAGATATGGATCTCGATCTGGTTGAGCCTCTGCGTGAACTTTTCAAAGATGAAGTACGTAAGGTTGCTTACGAGCTTGGTCTGCCCGAGTTCATTATTTGGCGTCAGCCCTTCCCCGGTCCGGGTCTTGCTATCCGTGTTCTGGGTGAAATCACTGAAGAGCGTCTTGAAATCCTGCGTCAGGCTGACAAGATTGTACAGAACGAAATGCATGCCTCCGGCTGGTACCGCAAGGTATGGCAGGGCTTCGCTGTTCTGCTGCCTCTCAAGACTGTCGGCGTAATGGGTGATGACCGTACTTACGAGCACGTCATTGCACTGCGTATCGTAGACAGCATCGATGCTATGACCGCTGACTGGTCCCGCATCCCCAACGATATCCTCGCACGTATGTCCAACAGGATCATCAACGAGGTTAAAGGTGTTAACCGCGTGGTTCTGGATATTTCCTCCAAGCCGCCGGCAACCATCGAATGGGAATAA
- the tatB gene encoding Sec-independent protein translocase protein TatB has protein sequence MFGIGSTELIVILVVALILIGPQKLPELIKNLGKGLSEVKKMSNDVKNTLDAEISAADEERAQKEDAEREAARKKAEAEAMEKARQAEAEKQQAADETEKVAEAPKTESEKA, from the coding sequence ATGTTCGGTATCGGTTCTACAGAACTTATCGTAATTTTGGTTGTAGCCCTTATTCTCATTGGACCCCAGAAACTGCCGGAACTTATCAAGAATCTTGGTAAAGGCCTTTCCGAAGTGAAGAAGATGTCTAATGATGTAAAAAACACTCTTGATGCTGAAATTTCTGCTGCTGACGAAGAAAGAGCACAGAAAGAAGACGCTGAGCGCGAGGCTGCACGTAAGAAAGCTGAAGCAGAAGCTATGGAAAAAGCACGTCAGGCTGAAGCTGAAAAACAGCAGGCGGCTGACGAGACTGAAAAGGTTGCTGAAGCACCTAAGACCGAGAGCGAGAAAGCATGA
- the tatC gene encoding twin-arginine translocase subunit TatC yields the protein MSSAEKDSREVGQESPEEKKQAEETAAESLNPEEETAESIEFEAGLPAEKDADGLAVSEDDSAADEDAEDDDELDEEEAPMTFLEHLEELRRRFVRIMIACGIGFLACYSFAKPLFSLLMAPLVAVLPPDSTLIFTSLPEGFVTYLKVAFVAGIFAVSPYIFAQVWGFIAPGLYEHERKWMIPLAFLSAFFFVGGALFGYYVVFPFGCEFFMGFADEFIKPMPTLREYLGFSLKLLFAFGLIFELPLFIFFLARLGVVTAEGLREKRKYAILVCFICSAILTPPDVMTQTLMAGPLIILYEIGIWVAYFFGKRGGRKLKNADPENDGPDDSGPDGGDSAATAEDSSSEAKAESTAEKKPEAEEPGSDKKKKSKAADSGYDEDLIEM from the coding sequence ATGAGTTCAGCGGAGAAAGATTCGCGTGAAGTAGGGCAGGAGAGTCCTGAAGAAAAAAAGCAGGCTGAAGAGACTGCTGCGGAATCTCTAAATCCCGAAGAGGAAACCGCCGAAAGCATTGAGTTCGAAGCCGGGCTGCCTGCTGAAAAGGATGCGGACGGACTTGCTGTGTCTGAAGATGATTCAGCCGCTGATGAAGATGCGGAGGATGATGACGAGCTTGATGAAGAAGAAGCTCCCATGACTTTCCTTGAGCATCTTGAAGAACTGCGCCGCCGTTTTGTCAGGATTATGATTGCGTGCGGTATCGGTTTTCTGGCTTGCTATTCCTTTGCAAAACCGCTTTTTTCCCTGCTCATGGCACCGCTGGTTGCGGTTCTGCCGCCTGATTCAACATTGATTTTTACTTCCCTGCCTGAAGGTTTTGTCACCTACTTGAAGGTTGCTTTTGTGGCCGGGATTTTTGCTGTATCTCCCTATATTTTTGCCCAGGTCTGGGGCTTTATTGCGCCGGGACTTTATGAACATGAACGTAAGTGGATGATTCCGCTGGCTTTCCTGTCCGCATTTTTCTTTGTGGGCGGAGCATTGTTCGGGTATTACGTGGTATTTCCGTTCGGCTGTGAGTTTTTCATGGGCTTTGCTGATGAATTTATTAAACCTATGCCGACCCTGCGTGAATACTTGGGCTTTTCGCTTAAGCTGCTCTTTGCTTTCGGGCTTATCTTTGAGCTGCCGTTGTTCATTTTCTTCCTTGCCAGACTGGGGGTCGTCACTGCTGAAGGTCTGCGTGAAAAGCGTAAGTATGCCATTCTGGTTTGCTTCATCTGCTCCGCAATATTGACTCCTCCGGATGTTATGACTCAGACCTTGATGGCTGGGCCGCTGATTATTCTTTATGAGATTGGTATCTGGGTGGCCTACTTCTTCGGTAAGCGTGGCGGCAGGAAGCTGAAAAATGCTGATCCTGAAAATGACGGTCCGGATGATTCCGGTCCTGACGGTGGAGATTCCGCTGCAACCGCTGAAGACAGCTCTTCTGAAGCAAAAGCCGAATCTACGGCTGAAAAAAAGCCTGAAGCAGAAGAACCCGGCTCAGATAAGAAAAAGAAGTCTAAAGCGGCAGATTCAGGTTACGATGAAGATTTGATTGAAATGTAA
- the hisB gene encoding imidazoleglycerol-phosphate dehydratase HisB has product MSQRSAAIARTTKETDISLKLNIDGEGNTNIDTGVGFADHMLTLMSFWAGFDLDLKCKGDLEIDSHHTLEDIALVLGQVLSEAMGDKKGINRIGFAKVPMDEALVEVVIDLSGRAYLVYDDDILPPIIAGDERDVWREFFKSLAFKAGMNLHIKFEYGRNGHHLLEGAFKALGLAFRNALSVERQGVSSTKGSLD; this is encoded by the coding sequence TTGTCACAGAGATCCGCAGCAATTGCCCGTACCACTAAGGAAACTGATATTTCCCTGAAGCTCAATATCGACGGTGAAGGTAATACTAATATCGATACCGGAGTCGGTTTTGCAGACCATATGCTGACTTTGATGAGCTTTTGGGCCGGGTTTGATCTTGATCTCAAATGCAAAGGCGACCTCGAAATTGATTCGCACCATACTCTAGAAGATATTGCGCTTGTTCTTGGACAGGTTCTTTCCGAGGCCATGGGCGACAAGAAAGGCATTAACCGTATCGGTTTTGCCAAGGTGCCTATGGATGAAGCGCTCGTTGAGGTTGTAATTGACCTTTCAGGACGGGCCTATCTTGTGTATGATGATGACATCCTGCCCCCGATTATTGCCGGGGACGAAAGAGATGTCTGGCGTGAATTTTTCAAGTCACTGGCTTTCAAGGCCGGTATGAACCTGCACATCAAGTTTGAATACGGACGTAATGGCCACCACCTGCTCGAAGGAGCTTTTAAGGCCCTCGGACTTGCTTTCCGCAATGCTCTGTCCGTTGAAAGACAAGGTGTTTCCAGTACAAAAGGGAGTCTCGATTAA
- the hisA gene encoding 1-(5-phosphoribosyl)-5-[(5-phosphoribosylamino)methylideneamino]imidazole-4-carboxamide isomerase, protein MIVFPAVDIKDGVCVRLSQGQADAVTVFSSDPVAQAKYWETQGARYLHVVDLDGAFSGMPKNFELIRDICSQLSIPVQLGGGIRDIETASKYLEAGVRRLIIGTMALEDEETFAELCAKFPGQIGVSLDAVNGQLKSRGWVEDAGITVFDIIPRIEAAGAAFIIYTDISRDGMQTGVNVMALSELCSKTKLPVIAAGGVATLEDVINLQPLVSKGLEGAVSGQAIYTGTLNFAEAMEWIENN, encoded by the coding sequence ATGATCGTTTTCCCCGCTGTAGATATCAAGGACGGCGTGTGCGTACGCCTCTCACAGGGACAGGCTGATGCTGTTACCGTATTTTCCAGTGATCCCGTTGCCCAGGCAAAATACTGGGAAACTCAGGGCGCAAGATATCTACATGTAGTTGACCTAGACGGTGCATTCAGCGGAATGCCCAAGAACTTCGAACTTATCAGGGACATTTGTAGCCAGCTCAGCATTCCGGTGCAGCTCGGCGGCGGTATCCGTGATATTGAAACTGCATCCAAGTACCTTGAAGCAGGCGTAAGAAGACTGATCATCGGCACCATGGCCCTTGAAGACGAGGAAACCTTCGCTGAGCTTTGTGCCAAGTTCCCTGGTCAGATCGGGGTATCTCTTGATGCCGTAAATGGACAGCTTAAGTCTCGCGGCTGGGTGGAAGATGCAGGAATTACCGTATTCGACATTATACCCCGCATTGAAGCAGCCGGGGCTGCATTCATTATTTATACCGATATCAGCCGCGATGGTATGCAGACCGGTGTGAATGTTATGGCTCTTTCTGAGCTTTGCTCCAAAACTAAGCTTCCTGTTATCGCAGCCGGTGGTGTTGCTACACTTGAAGATGTAATTAATCTCCAGCCTCTGGTTTCCAAAGGTCTCGAAGGCGCAGTTTCCGGTCAGGCAATCTATACCGGGACTCTCAATTTCGCAGAAGCTATGGAATGGATTGAGAATAATTAG